gtcaaaatttcaaactgtatattttttctctttttcagtggCGGCACCAAGGAACAATTGATTTTGATGGTGATCCGAATCACGAGCTGGATCCAGGATTTTGTAAAAGGATTCTTTATCATTGTGAGATAGGaacaatattcacatatttgcatctaACCTTATGAGGATAAgtcaaaatctaataaaaagAATTAGGGTGTCTAGTTACTTGTGTAATTTAACTTAATGCTACCCTACTTTATATATTTAGTTATGGAAATCTGAAATTAATCTATCTGCATGAACAGGTTGTCTTTGGGAGGTTTTAATTGGCCTTTGCAAAGGGGCCAAACAGCAACACAGAGTCCAGGAGCAGTCTGCATGGGATTTGACAAAGAATAAGCACAGGACCAACATATTCTTCTCTCTACACTAAATTAAGACATCATTCAGTTATATTACTTTAATGCTGCTTGTTTGCTAGCTTATCATTAAGAATAACTCATTAGCATGACATTTAAACAAGGGCAAAGTTACAAACAAAAATTGGTGTGTACTTTAAAATActgttttgctttgatttttacTGTCGCCGTACTACTTTTTCTGAGGGAAAAGATCTAAATACTCCTGCCACAGCTGAGAAAATCAAAGTAGGCCAAGAGTGCCAGGGATGATACCAAGCATATGGGATTATACAACTGGTACAGGTCGGCTGTCACTGGCTAAAGTAGCTACCGGTCACTTTAACCTACCGTGAAAACTTCCTCAAATCTGCACTTTTACTGCACCGGCAGTGCAACGACAATGACCGCAGTGGTGCAGCAGTGATGTTTGCTCTACAACTGAGCAACTGAAGCATGCtttattccttttctttcaaTGATAATAAACTCATAAGGTTAAAATAATCGTTAAGCTCTACAATAATCCAGCGGGACCCTGCAGGCTACCATGTTGATACTCTCCCAGAATGCATTTCCGCAAGAACGAGAGGACTTTTGCTTTAATTTAACAGTTGTTTTTGTGAAACTCACCAGCAAGTTGAGCAATGTTTTACTTTACAGAAGACATTTGAAGCTATCCGGAcgacaatgaaagaaaaacagcaaaataaatctTTCTTTGGgaaattgctttaaaaaaaactacaattgCTATCCGGAAATGGCGTGCGTGTAATCAGAAGTGACGTCAAAGTCGTTTTGTTGACATTTGTTAGcgaaagacaaaaacagtgcACACGCACAGGTTGGTGTATTTTTGGAAATCAAGTAACGGACCTCGGGGCCGCGTGAAGACGGCCGTGTTGTAATTTAAACGAAGTTGTGTGTGATAAACGAGCTCTGGTGAAGAGGTGGACTTTGAGTTGCAAACACTAAAAAACAGGATCAGGATCAGCAGATGAACCGAGAGCAGACGGGAACAAAACAAACCGTGTCACCCTGACTACACGACTGGCTGAATCATTCACAGGCTAGCCAGCCACCGCAGTCATTTGGCTCAGGTAGAAATCTTTTATAAACGTAAGCGACGCTCGTTACTGAGTCTACAGTAGCTTGGTACGCTGAATTTTTAACTCCAGCGCAGCATTTTACTTGTCGTCATGGTCGTGTAGGGTTACACAAGCTCTGTCCGTTAGAGTAGCAGCttagcaggctaatgttagctgtAGCTGCTCCCCTTTCTTCTTGGAACGCTTGAGCTGCTAAGTAGTTGTGAGCTGCAGGATGTAGCTGTGGTTGCAAGTCTGCTTGCGTTTCGTATAGTGTTTACTACAAGTAGCTCGTAAGTTGCCGGGAGGTTGACCTGAAGAATGTGAAGCACAATGGCCAACTTTGAAGCTTACCAGGAGTATCAAAGAATTGATGACTTTGAGGAGGACTCACCACCAGGGGAGGAGGATTTACTGCTGCACGTGCCCGAAGGCCTAAAAGGTAAACATATCATTGTTGTTTAAGTTAAACAAGTGGTTTCCTAATATATGTTGAACTTTTGTACCTGGCGAATATAATAAGGCTGGACATCTGAAAGCAAATGATACAACAAAGTAAGAGTTGTATGGGACTAATTGTTTTCTAATGGTCTCGTTTTTGTTTCAGACTCATGGCACCATATCAAGAACCTGGATAACTTCTTCACAAGGATATCCTTTCAAACGCTCTGAACAAACTGGTTCAGGCAGAATAATTAATTTCCATATAGTTTGAATGCCACTGTCGTTTATTCTACTTCTCCTGCTATGGGATCAATTCTTTAGATATCACTTAGCACTAAAGATTGTCATTGCTTCACTGGACAATCAGTGTACTTACAGTGAATGTCCATACACTTTCATATCTATTGCCTTCTTGTTGTAATGCTGTTTTAAATTTTCCTTAACAGTGCTGTTTACATCTATCATTTCCATCAGAAAAATGGCTTTGCCTGTATGATAATGTCCGAATTCTTTGAGCTTGCGTAAGTATTGACTTGTACAGAAATACTCTGTTGAGATGTCTAAAAGATGCAGCATGATATAAGGTGATATATGTTGTATGCAAAACATTAAGTTGAGATTAGTTTGCAGTTCAAAGAGAATGTTTGTTTTCAATAAGACTTTGGCCTCATGTATGTGACTGGGAGTTAAGCGTACACCACgtttcaacaacagcagctgtacaTACATTTCTTTTGAAGCAATTCCCTCTCTAAATACTAACATtttgtactaaaaaaaaaaaaaagacatttcctcTGTTAGAACTTATTCTGTTAGGATTAATCCCTTCACCAGGCCACTGTGTTAGTTGTGTCTTTTATATTCCTGTTGATTGTACTGTTGCCATACCTGTACAACATTTGTTATTCCTGGTATTTGTCTGAATCTAGCCAGAATAGGCAGTCTTCCTTAACTACACTGTTATACATTGATTACTTGTCAGACTTCTTATTTATGACCTAATTATTAGCAGTCAAACACTGTTGCTTGTATTTAAACCGttcaggttttattttgtttttaccttCATTAAGTATGaaactatcttttttttttttaatctcacccTCACAGTCAGCTTTTGTTTGTTGTCACATTCACAACGTTCCTTGTCAACTGCGTGGAATACGATGTCCTGTTTGCCAATCGAGCAGTCAACCATACAGGGCCAGTCCAGAACCCTTTGGACCGGAACAAAGTCACACTGCCAGATGCCATCCTACCAAGTCAGCAGTGCACTGCGAGGTAACAATGTTTAATATTACAATCCTACAGACAGCTTTAGGTGTCTGTaggagatttttctttttttccggTGGGGTCAAGATGAGTTGACTTAATCTGACAGTGTACAGGCACATAAAATCATGTCTGATGTGCACATTCTCTCATTCCAGGAAGTTTGATTAGACACTTTGTTCTCAAGCAGAGTCCAGGATTAGAGACAGGCCTTTAGAGAGATGTCATTTGTCCGACTTAATAAAGCAATTACACTTTCACACGGAATTTCTTTTTGGGCTGTATATGATGTGGCTCACACTGCAAGATACAGTCACATACTCTGAGGGGGAGCATTTTTAGCTGTACCCCACATTTCCTCATTTAATCTGGAAACCTCTTAGAACTCACTTGTATTTGTAATGCTACGCAATCGCTCTTAGTCATTTTATTAACTGTCAGcactgtaaaacatttttattgagAATTTATTCCTATTCATGTTGTTGTTAGTTGTGATGGGGTGATCTCAGTGGGAAACATATTAAGCAATTGCTAGAGAGAAGTCAActagatatgttttttttaaatgatcaaaaCACAAAAGGTGTATTAAGGTTGATTTATGTGTTTCATTCAGTTTATTTCATTCtcagttttgttgtttatttcacCCTGTGATTGGTAGCTTCCAGCTGCAACATTTCTGCAATTCATGGTTAGTTAGAGGGATGTGCTTGTGCTGGGAGCTCAGCCTGGCTTTGGAGAACAGGGCGATGTAATTGATAGCTATGGTGAGGTACAGCTAGCCAACCGAGATGCTGACAGCTTGGCTGGGACAGCGAGCTGACTACCACATGACACCTCGCAAGCTGGCTACAGgcaacagccccccccccccccctcctgtgttgtaattcttttttctttttttttttaatgtgtactTGTAGCCTAGACTCAGCTTGACTACAGCTCAATAGTTGTTTATATCAAAGTCAGTGACGTCCGGCTGCTTGGAATTCTAATTTGGGAACAACTTGTCCCACAGTTTAAACCCTCTCTGTCCTCTTCATACCCCATATCTGATGTCCCTTATAAAGCAGCTTTAGAACATGCCTGGACTGAAAACACGATTGTAATTTGTTTAGTAAATCTGAATGTGACCTCATAAAAAGCTTTTACAATTGCACTGATATTTGCTAATGTTTGTTTAGACACGTGGGAATATTAAGGAGTTTCCTTAATTTCAGCATATAATGAgcatttttctgtaaatcttctGATATGTTTAAATACAGCTGTGAAtaactgttgttttgtttgggtgGGGGGTTGTTGTTGTGTTCTCTATATGTATAAATTTACACAAAGTCAGACATGTTTgaaaggagcttttttttttttaaggattcaaGAAAACACCTGGATCATATTCCTTCTCATCATGGCTGCCATATTCTGGATCTATCGTCTTGTTAAGGTCATTTGCAATTTTTTGAACTACTGGGAGATCAGGCAGTTCTACATCAAAGCACTGAAAATCAGAATGGTGAGTGCGCCACCTACTGGAGACCAGTATTAAGGTCATTCAAACCAATCTTTTGACCCATGCTCATTGTTATAAAGAGATATGATGAGTCTTAGTGATTTAAGTTGTGGCTTTGCCTCACTATCTGTGGGTTTACGTGGCATTCCTTGTCTCTTTCTCCCAGGATGAACTATGCAACTACACATGGCAGGAAGTCCAGGACCGGCTAATCAGCCTGCAGAGGGAACAGCAAATGTGCATTCACAAGAAAGAGCTGACAGAACTTGACATCTATCACCGTATCCTGCGTTTTAAGAACTACATGGTGGCCATGATAAACAAATCCCTGCTGCCGGTGCACCTGCAGCTCCCCCTGCTGGGCAATGTGGTCTTTCTAACCCAGGGCCTGAAATACAACTTTGAGCTCATCCTTTTCTGGGGCCCTGGCTCACTCTTTCAGAATAAGTGGAACCTGCACCCCAAGTACAAGCGCAGTGGAAACCGCCTGGAGCTCGCCCAGCAGCTCAGCAGGGTCATCCTCCTGATGGGTTTGGCCAATTTGCTGCTATGTCCCTTCATCCTAGTGTGGCAGGTGCTCTATGCGTTCTTCAGCTATACAGAAGTGATCCGCAGAGAACCTGGAAGCCTGGGCGCACGTCGCTGGTCCCTGTACGGTCGTTTGTACCTGCGTCACTTCAATGAGCTGGACCACGAGCTGCACGGACGTTTGGGTCGCGGCTATAAACCCACTTCCAAATACATGAACTCATTCACATCACCACTGTTGACTGTGATTGCAAAGAACATTGCCTTCTTCTCGGGCTCAGTGCTGGCTGTTCTCATTGTACTTACAGTTTATGATGAGGATGTTCTGACAGTGCAGCACATTCTGACTGCTATCACTGTGCTGGGGGTGACTATAACTATCGCGAGGTGAGTCCTCAAAGTAATGCCACCCAGTCAGTCGTGTAAAACATAACACTTGCTGTTCCTTTCATGATATGCAGCCAGCTATAATAATTACTATTACATTATAtgtatgcatttttatttaattaattttttaattttttttaaacatgttgtgATGAAAGTTAATTGCAAAGAAAGTCATCCTTCAAATAGCGTACATTAAAAATATGGGCAAATATTAGGCATCTGTCATCAGATACTACATCTGAATGTTTAACTTTTCTATGATAAAGCTATTCTCTTTTCCTTATTCATTTGTCTCATACGTACAGGTAATGCACAGCTATAATGCTGACATTTTGTACCTCTCCCATGCCAGGTCTTTCATCCCAGACGAGCATATGGTATGGTGTCcagaacagctgctgcagtgtgtgctggCACACATTCACTACATGCCAGACCACTGGAGGGGCAACGCTAACAAGAGCGAGACCCGTGACGAGGTGGCACAGCTGTTCCAGTACAAAGCGGTGAGAAATGCAGAAATTCAGCAGATAGGAACGCGTTTGTCACGCTCAAATCAGACTGTCAGACTGAAATTATGTATTTGTCCTGGCTTTGATGATGGCTTTTAAGCTAGAACCTGGGTCATGCTAAGACTTTCAGATCAGTCACAGTGATATTTGACTTTATTTCGAGCCCGTGATTCATGTTATCTCTGTTCAAATCAGGTGTTCATCTTGGAGGAATTGCTCAGTCCTATTGTCACACCCTTCATTCTTATCTTCCTCCTGAGAAACAAGTCTCTAGAAATCATCGACTTCTTCAGGAACTTCACTGTGGAGGTCGTTGGAGTTGGTGACATCTGTTCCTTTGCACAGATGGACATCAGACGCCATGGAAACCCAACAGTAAGACCCATTCCTTTTTTAATGGCAGGACTTAAGCTGATGCCTCATTGAATGCTGTGAAAACACAAGACAAATGAAAaattgtatatatttatttatttatttttttttctagtggcTATCAGAAGGACAGACAGAGGCGTCTGTATACCAACAGGCTGAGAACGGCAAGACGGAGCTGTCCCTCATGCATTTCACCATCAAGAATCCACGCTGGCAGCCCCCTCAGGAGAGCTCAGTGTTTATCAGCCATTTAAAGGAGAAGGTGCATCACGATGCACAGGGCGGCCCCTCcacccagctgctgctctcGGAGGTTCCTCTCTGCACCTCGTTGCAGTCCAACGAGTCTGGCACTGGGGTAGGAACCCTGTCAATAAGATAAGCAGCAGGAACTAGttatttgataaaaaaaaaattgttatttttcatAATCTCATTGAGGTTTTATTTAGATAACTTACCACTAGAAATTTAAATGATCATACAAATATTTTCCCTATAAATACTTAATGCCTAAACTACTGCTAATAGTTTGAAGAAAATAATATTCCTAAACAAATATAGTGCCAGaatttccatttttattcactttttaaaaaaaaaaaaaaatcttctgacGTGTTGTTTCCAGGCTGATAATCTTTTGGCCAGTGTCCTGGCTCACCCCATTATAACTGCATCTGGACTACAAGGGCGAGACCATCGTCTCATCCCACCAAGCACTGCTGCGTCTGCTGCAGCCAGCGTTCTCGCCTCTTTGTCCACGTCCCAGCTCGCACATACCAGTCGTGGCCGTTCACATGGCCTCCTGCCCTCCTCCGTCCACCCTGAGACCACAATGTACCACAGTGAGCGCACTGTCATTGACAGGTATTTTCcaacattacatttttatactCCAGTATTAAGCTTATTTATATTAAACTATGCTGTATCCGACATAGCTTTTgttaaacaaacatttaaataaatccaaatGCTTATTAGAAGCTCTGGTGAATGTCTTTCTTTCTCAGTATGTCTAACAGTGACTCTCGCATCCGGAGCAATGCACTGCAGTCAGAGTTTGCCTCAGCCGAGATGAGTCTCCATGCCATCTACATGCATGAGGTAGTTTCCTCTCTATGAACTGTAGCCTCATATCTATGTTTTTATGTCCCTTTTCCACAAAGTTTTAAGTGATGCGTTTGTACATGCGTGCTGCATAAACTTAGAGAGTTTCACTTTGGTTCCCTCATGTATGACAGCAGCTTCAGTTCATGTTACAGAAGGTATTACAGATTTGATACTCAAAAGGCATATTTTGGGCCAGAGTAACACTTTTTAGTATCTTCTGTGTTACCCATCAGTTTAGCGCTCCCTTTCCGCTGCACGCTGACAACTGTTTGTCTCTTCAGCTCCACCAGCAGAGCTCCCACCCACAGAGATCTTCAGGCCAGTGGCATCATCCTGTGCACGCACACACCGGTAAATGAAAGTACTGATATTTGAAAACCTGCTATCTTTAATTCAGCCAAGGAGTGTGAATATTAGCATGAAAATGATAGACTATAGACTTAGAAATATTTTTGGTGTTAATCCCAAATCAAAGgaatgtgacagaaatgcttgTTGTGCTGAAATCAAGGTTATGACCTAGATCTCCAGAGCTATTAATGATATtagatatatttaaaaatttgtGCTTTAATGTTTGTCCAACTTGGTTACACAACCAAAACTGCAGTGATAACGTGTCACGTAACAGTGGAACAACTGGAAACATAAACTCAGTGAGAGCAGATTTCTTAACTGAAGTTAAATGAACAATAACCAGTGAAAAATATGTAGTGTATTGTAACTGAAATGTGGTTTGTCTTTTAAGTAAATCATGTGTTCACAAAGTGATCCTTAAGATGTTAAGGGTTAAAGCATGTTCTTGAACTATGTTAATTTTGCCAGGGGAGGGGCTCTTGAAAGCACAGGTTATAGCTGATTAAATCTATGCTTAAAATTAGAGGTGGGGAAACACTGTTATTACAAATCCTTCCCTTTTATATCCTCATTGCCTTCAGGTTTCCAGGCACATGGTGGCCTAGGTTCCAGCGTTTCTGCGCCCACCACTGTCCATCTTGGTGGCTGGCAAGAGGtagaagaagaggatgaagatgatCAGGAGATTAATAGTGGATCCACTCCAAAACAGGGCACTGGGCGTAGTTGTTGAAGTGCCTTTTGTCATAAGGTATATGGTCTCATTTCAATGCTTTGGGGTTCTGCATTTTGGGGCATTGCTTCTTAAAGCTACAATGCCGTGAtcatttctcttttccttttttgtagtgtttacattttactttCTACAATGAACATTGTGGCCTTAGATGATCTTCATGGAGAATTTAGCGTGGACCTTTAATACaccattcagcatttttttttaggaaggaCTCATTGAATAACCACAGTCTCTGCACCTCTGCGCCTCATCCTGTCATATCAGGCAGACTATGGCATCAGGGAAACCATATGTCTTCCGTCCATGTCATCACAGTTTTATTGTCAACTTGTAGAAAATGCATCTGAAGCTCATATCACAGAAAGAACGATGGAGTTTAGTGTAATCGTAGGATCACTGTGTGACGGTGGGTATGGGCgatttttattgtgaaatgcaAAAGGTTCATTACAACTTCTGCCGTGCACAAATGGAGTATTTGAGCATCACAGGGTATTTCAGTGCATTCTGAAGCTTTGCACAGAATAGTGTCTCAATCTGTGCCACAGCACGAAGACTGCAAATTGTATCTTGGCTGCCTGAACAATTTCAATCatagggggggtgggggtggggcatTTCAGAGTTGTGCTATTTGACtcttgtaaaatgtaaatatacttTTGCATCTTACTTGTTTTTTCAAAGGTCACATTATTACTACTAGACCCAATCCCTGAAAATTACACCAAGtattgaaatgattaaaaaagcTCACTATACAGTAGCCGTACTACTAAAGCACCATGTGGGGGATTTATTCAGGCTAAGGGTACACATggtttgatgctgctgtttgCATTTAGTGGTCCTAAATGCAGATTTTGTTCAGTGTTAATATTTCTGCAGCTCATTTATCAAgacatttgcttttctttgaaAGCAGAACTGAATTAATGGGCTCTAAGTACACTTGGCATAGAAATCCCAATGCAGATAGAAGATGTAATTTAAATCTATTTAAGCTGGACACAGTCAGCTTTATGCCTTAACACCTatataaaaacatgtatttaaatCCTGGTTTTCCGCATTACCTCAGTAGTGGAGGAGACAAACAAATACACCAATCAATACCTCTGTAGTGTATTTACTCttgtataaatatttattatacatgtggtgtttttttccaTTCTAGAGGTGCATCTTTTGACTGCATTTTGATTTTAATGGCAGGTGTAGGTGGAAAAACCATTTGCTGTCGTTGTTCTGGTGAGTCAGGCAGGAcaggtggattttttttaaagaacaaaacagtgtggtgttgtttttttgttttttttttcaaatacttCATGTGCATGTTACCATTTTGTGTGCTTTCCCCCAAATTGAGTATATAAAAATGGAACTTCACCATAAGGGCTGATTTCAGAGTGTGTGCTGTTGCTTGTGCATCATTGAGTTTCAAGACACAAGGACAGCAGTTCTGCTCAGACATGATTTTTCCAAAGTAAGAGCATtaggagaaaaagaagagttAGCTTTAGGAATATTTATTGCCCATCTTTCCCCACATATTTGATACAGGtatgtatatattatttatttggggcaaaaaattgtttcattttgtcaATTATTACTTACAAAAGCTTTTATTCTTATGAATGaaggtggtgtgtgtgtcccctcttaaaagtttttttttttttttaaataatttatatattaATGCCATGCCTAGCTGCATGTTGGCGAATGCAATTTACCCCTGAAATTAACTGGGACTAAATCTTGTTGTTGATCTAGTGAAGATAAtatcaacatatttttattgcattctGCAAAGAGTAGACAACAGGAATAGAAACCCAACCCTCCACTGCTGTAAGATTTCAGTGTGTCTTTACCCTCTCGTGTGTTTAGAAGCTGTTTCACTCTTAAGCTGAGTGTACATGTGTCTGTGGAGGGAATGCATTTTAACACCTGTGTAATTATGGTAACACTTTTGCACTGATTGaaaagcatttttgtgtgtgtgtgtgtgtgtttacttgcATCCTGATTGAACTTTGTAGATCAGCATCACATCAGCCTGTATTGTATTGACATTTGTCCTCAGTAGACAATAAGGAAACACTGTGGCCAATCACATaaggtttttttgggttttttttcggCCTCTGGTCAGTAAATGTTTGCCTGTTTATTTGCCTGTTTATTCCAGATGAGGTGAGTTTATGTTGTAGAGACACTGGAACTCAGCTTTGTGCACAGAGTTTTGATAGTCTCCACATTTACACGCCATGGTAGCGTCTGATGTTAGTCATTTTATTATAAGCAGTGCCTTGGTAATAAGGATTAGCATTTGCTCTTTTTAGACGTCGTCTCATGTTATAACCATCAGATTTGCTTTCACAGATTTACCAGCACATGGGGTgtacagtattttttatttgtgtcattGTGTATAGCATCAAGTATGTAGTGAAACTGTGGATGTGGCTTGTTAACTGACTGGCAGTGCACTTCTTCTTGTCTGGGATTGCACTGTCTTTAACGTCCTAAAGAAGCAGGAGCATGCCTTGTAATTGGCAGTATCATCTTGGCCAACCCTCTCATACTATGGTTTCTTATCCACTATAGACCAGTCAGAGGATCACAGTGACTGGAACAAGGTGCTATGTTTTCATCCTGAaatggtgaattttttttttttttttttgggttacaaaagtttgtctgttttgttctgtaTATTGAGCAACATTAGCTGAATTATCAAACATGCCAAAAGAACTTGTTTTCAGCACAGCTTTAAAATATGTGTTGTTTTCAGTGAGTAAATAGAGAGGCAAATAAATCTAATTTTGAGTGTATTTAATCGTTCTGTGTGTGGTTGATTatgtaatgtttatttaaaataaaaaaataaaattgaattttctttgttttgattggctgttgcttgcaagcagtgtttttttttttttttttatgtaaaacatTGTGTAAAAGATTACATATTATACTGTAGCTTGAATTGCCAAAAAAGTTAATGCCTCTTCTAataaaaaggtgtcagaatacacggtccatcacagtttgttgtgtttggggctgcatagctgcagaccagccAGGGttcccatgctgacccctgtccacctATGGGattgtgagcatcagaactggaccatggagcaatggaagaaggtggccagGTCTGATAAATCATGTGGATGGCTGGGGGCATGTGTgtcacttacctggggaacacctggcaccagaatagaatagaatgcctttattgtcactatatagaatgtacaatgagattagaTGCACAATGGGAAGAATGCAGCCGGTGGttatgctttgggcaatgttctgctgggataTCGTGGGttctgccatccatgtggatgttactttgacacgtgcacctacctaagcattgttgcagagcATATACACCCTTTTCGTGGAAATGGTGTTCTTTGATTGCTGTGGCCACTtttagcaggataatgcacaAAGCCACAAAGCACACATGGTTCAGGAATAATTTTGAGGAGCCCAACGAGTTGGAGGTTTTGACTTTGTCTCGAGatttcccagatctcaatccaatcaagcatctgtaggatgtgctggacaaacaagttgaatagaatgcctttattgtcattatacagaatgtacaatgagattggggggggcactcctgttcagtgccatgcagtagaaagtcaaactttctaaaatataaaagagaacttctaaaaatatacacaaaataaaactgtataaaaatatatacataaaataaaatgtataaaaaatatacagaaataaaacaatgtataaaaatatatacactgtaAACAATAAAgcaagtatatacatataataataaagatggtgagtattgcactcaGTGAATGactattggatattacacaatataggagtgatatatattgttcagtatgaataatataatattgcacagagtgGGTGAGTCTGTCTCACTCAGTCAGTCAAAAGTGAAATATCTTAAAAAAACTGGATTCTCTACCCTATGTTTTCCATTCAAAGCAGTCTATGAATATCTCACAGCTGTTAAAATACTAAATATATGCTGCATTTGTTTGGTTAAATGTTCATTCTAGATGAAGCCAAGAGGCATCGAATATATGCCCAAacccaaatattaaaaaagactAAGTATTCAGTCTGAATCTGAAAAGGTTTGATACAGACTTCTTCAAATTTGGTTACTACAGTCAAAACCTGTTTTCTGTGCTTGTCCTTGTTCTCCTTCTCCCCCCTGCTTTGCTCCATGACTCACTCTAACCAGCGGATTCTGCTCACTGTCTTCTTTGAATTTTAGACGGGACAGCAAATATAAACAGTCCATTCACGAAGCTTCATTTTCCATCATGCAGCATCAACAGCTGCATAAATTAAAACTAGTTTTGCTGTTCCACTTTGTATTTTGGAATAATTAaggtgatttgttttttttttagcagcatcTTGCTGCCATGTATTCCCACCATTGTCCTGTACTTGTCTGTAcaatactctatatactatctagattgtaaataaacaacatgtgcttctgtttttctagtttgcctcatctctctctttgttgttgttgccagTGTTGTCCAAGAACCCATGGTACATTGAGGGGGGATGCCATCTGCTGTTCAATCTTAGTAATCTTAGCATTTGGTAGAACTAACATTTGTCTCACTTGTCATCTGCCATGTAAATGTTCTTGAGGTAACACCCATGTGTTTC
This portion of the Archocentrus centrarchus isolate MPI-CPG fArcCen1 chromosome 17, fArcCen1, whole genome shotgun sequence genome encodes:
- the atg9b gene encoding autophagy-related protein 9B isoform X1, translated to MANFEAYQEYQRIDDFEEDSPPGEEDLLLHVPEGLKDSWHHIKNLDNFFTRIYHFHQKNGFACMIMSEFFELAQLLFVVTFTTFLVNCVEYDVLFANRAVNHTGPVQNPLDRNKVTLPDAILPSQQCTARIQENTWIIFLLIMAAIFWIYRLVKVICNFLNYWEIRQFYIKALKIRMDELCNYTWQEVQDRLISLQREQQMCIHKKELTELDIYHRILRFKNYMVAMINKSLLPVHLQLPLLGNVVFLTQGLKYNFELILFWGPGSLFQNKWNLHPKYKRSGNRLELAQQLSRVILLMGLANLLLCPFILVWQVLYAFFSYTEVIRREPGSLGARRWSLYGRLYLRHFNELDHELHGRLGRGYKPTSKYMNSFTSPLLTVIAKNIAFFSGSVLAVLIVLTVYDEDVLTVQHILTAITVLGVTITIARSFIPDEHMVWCPEQLLQCVLAHIHYMPDHWRGNANKSETRDEVAQLFQYKAVFILEELLSPIVTPFILIFLLRNKSLEIIDFFRNFTVEVVGVGDICSFAQMDIRRHGNPTWLSEGQTEASVYQQAENGKTELSLMHFTIKNPRWQPPQESSVFISHLKEKVHHDAQGGPSTQLLLSEVPLCTSLQSNESGTGADNLLASVLAHPIITASGLQGRDHRLIPPSTAASAAASVLASLSTSQLAHTSRGRSHGLLPSSVHPETTMYHSERTVIDSMSNSDSRIRSNALQSEFASAEMSLHAIYMHELHQQSSHPQRSSGQWHHPVHAHTGFQAHGGLGSSVSAPTTVHLGGWQEVEEEDEDDQEINSGSTPKQGTGRSC
- the atg9b gene encoding autophagy-related protein 9B isoform X2, producing the protein MANFEAYQEYQRIDDFEEDSPPGEEDLLLHVPEGLKDSWHHIKNLDNFFTRIYHFHQKNGFACMIMSEFFELAQLLFVVTFTTFLVNCVEYDVLFANRAVNHTGPVQNPLDRNKVTLPDAILPSQQCTARIQENTWIIFLLIMAAIFWIYRLVKVICNFLNYWEIRQFYIKALKIRMDELCNYTWQEVQDRLISLQREQQMCIHKKELTELDIYHRILRFKNYMVAMINKSLLPVHLQLPLLGNVVFLTQGLKYNFELILFWGPGSLFQNKWNLHPKYKRSGNRLELAQQLSRVILLMGLANLLLCPFILVWQVLYAFFNELDHELHGRLGRGYKPTSKYMNSFTSPLLTVIAKNIAFFSGSVLAVLIVLTVYDEDVLTVQHILTAITVLGVTITIARSFIPDEHMVWCPEQLLQCVLAHIHYMPDHWRGNANKSETRDEVAQLFQYKAVFILEELLSPIVTPFILIFLLRNKSLEIIDFFRNFTVEVVGVGDICSFAQMDIRRHGNPTWLSEGQTEASVYQQAENGKTELSLMHFTIKNPRWQPPQESSVFISHLKEKVHHDAQGGPSTQLLLSEVPLCTSLQSNESGTGADNLLASVLAHPIITASGLQGRDHRLIPPSTAASAAASVLASLSTSQLAHTSRGRSHGLLPSSVHPETTMYHSERTVIDSMSNSDSRIRSNALQSEFASAEMSLHAIYMHELHQQSSHPQRSSGQWHHPVHAHTGFQAHGGLGSSVSAPTTVHLGGWQEVEEEDEDDQEINSGSTPKQGTGRSC